One Mauremys mutica isolate MM-2020 ecotype Southern unplaced genomic scaffold, ASM2049712v1 Super-Scaffold_339, whole genome shotgun sequence genomic region harbors:
- the LOC123361620 gene encoding carcinoembryonic antigen-related cell adhesion molecule 7-like, producing the protein MGRIPHRPGGPWPGILLAASVLGSCLQPAPAQTPVTIVLTPPSPEVGGGVSLAPQPTPQNFVLCYWYRSATAAVNNRILTYFPNPAQQNGPAHTGRETAGPGCVLHIAGLTLSDTGNYTVQIQTETSSGLGSVPLRVYEKLAKPTVTPNQTQVPENGTLTLTCNTSPSADTVLWLQNGSYIAPNKRLGLSPDNRTLTVQNFTWGDAGTYQCEVGNPVSTERSEPSTMTLAFSPPDAPRPGLSAGTIAGIVIGSLAGAALIGVLAYFLYSRCRNETPRENEGPVPVYENLPPTAGAGPVAQPGSPPDSSPTYQTLQPRQPDVYEELKK; encoded by the exons CCTCCGTCCtgggctcctgcctccagccgGCGCCGGCCCAGACCCCAGTGACCATCGTCCTCACCCCGCCGAGCCCCGAGGTGGGAGGGGGCGTCAGCCTGGCCCCGCAGCCAACGCCACAGAACTTCGTGCTCTGCTACTGGTACCGATCAGCGACCGCTGCTGTAAACAACCGGATCCTCACCTACTTCCCAAACCCCGCTCAGCAGAACGGCCCGGCCCACACGGGGCGGGAGACAGCGGGGCCGGGCTGCGTCCTGCACATCGCGGGGTTAACGCTCAGCGACACCGGGAACTACACGGTGCAGATACAGACCGAGACTAGCTCCGGCCTCGGCTCGGTGCCTCTGCGCGTCTATG AAAAGCTTGCCAAGCCCACGGTGACGCCGAACCAAACCCAGGTGCCCGAGAATGGGACCCTCACCCTCACGTGCAACACTTCCCCCAGCGCCGACACCGTGCTCTGGCTCCAGAACGGGTCGTACATCGCACCCAACAAGCGGCTGGGGCTGTCCCCTGACAACCGGACCCTCACGGTGCAGAATTTCACCTGGGGCGACGCCGGGACCTACCAGTGCGAGGTCGGGAATCCCGTCAGCACTGAACGCAGCGAGCCCAGCACCATGACGCTGGCCT TCTCTCCTCCAGACGCCCCTCGTCCAGGACTCTCTGCTGGGACCATCGCTGGGATCGTCATCGGGTCACTGGCGGGGGCGGCGCTGATTGGAGTcttggcctatttcctct ACTCTCGCTGCCGGAACGAGACCCCCAGGGAGAATGAGGGACCCGTCCCGGTGTACGAGAACCTGCCCCCTACAGCTGGGGCGGGGCCAGTG gcccagcccgggAGTCCCCCTGACTCTAGCCCCACGTACCAG ACGCTGCAGCCCCGACAGCCGGACGTGTACGAGGAGCTGAAGAAGTga